The Montipora foliosa isolate CH-2021 chromosome 1, ASM3666993v2, whole genome shotgun sequence genome has a window encoding:
- the LOC137967999 gene encoding uncharacterized protein, producing MPGGGSNEGDGSSASASSEVSTPVAVEVGSLEPFQVKGDPHSVSQRWRKWKRAFQLYVLGKGITNDSQKRGLLLHTAGLDVQEVYFTLVPDGAETNYSETFKVLDDYFIPKANVPFERHLFRQISQSSEETVDQFVCRLRQRAASCEFGEREDEYIRDQLIDKCYSAKLRRKFLEKEGSVARNDLVVTARAQEAVNLQMEGMEANNSSGQVNAVVDDGARGGDISSEQVNSVVDVSGGTSSGKRDCFNCGQEGHFARDRRCPAPGRKCDQCGEIGHFKVKCRKRLATYVQKCTR from the coding sequence ATGCCTGGCGGAGGATCAAACGAGGGAGATGGCAGTTCGGCGAGCGCAAGTAGTGAGGTTTCGACCCCAGTGGCTGTGGAAGTTGGCAGTTTGGAGCCTTTTCAAGTTAAAGGTGATCCTCATTCCGTTTCGCAGCGGtggagaaaatggaaaagagcGTTTCAGTTGTACGTGCTTGGTAAAGGGATCACAAACGATTCGCAGAAACGTGGCCTGCTACTTCACACGGCTGGGCTTGACGTACAGGAAGTTTATTTCACACTGGTGCCTGATGGTGCAGAGACGAACTACTCTGAAACTTTTAAGGTACTGGATGATTATTTTATTCCAAAAGCTAATGTACCTTTTGAAAGACATTTGTTTCGGCAAATCAGTCAGAGTAGTGAGGAAACGGTCGATCAATTTGTTTGCCGGCTCAGACAACGAGCCGCTTCGTGTGAGTTTGGAGAACGGGAAGATGAGTACATCAGAGATCAATTGATTGACAAGTGTTACTCGGCAAAATTGCGTcggaaatttttggaaaaagaagGCAGTGTTGCTCGGAATGATCTAGTAGTTACCGCTCGGGCGCAGGAAGCAGTTAATTTGCAGATGGAGGGAATGGAGGCTAACAATAGTTCAGGACAAGTAAACGCTGTTGTTGACGATGGGGCAAGGGGAGGTGACATAAGTTCAGAGCAGGTCAACAGTGTGGTGGATGTTAGTGGGGGTACTAGTAGCGGGAAGAGGGACTGTTTCAATTGCGGTCAAGAGGGCCATTTTGCCAGGGATAGGAGATGTCCTGCTCCAGGTAGAAAGTGTGATCAGTGTGGGGAGATTGGACATTTCAAGGTCAAGTGTCGTAAGAGGCTcgccacttatgtccagaaatgcacacgatga
- the LOC137981161 gene encoding uncharacterized protein, translating to MEPSMGVELTKRLAGEEEIDSKGGNKPIEYNVNNIIMDGDTTTIFHIHENVSKENGVWSDVGHAKKALYGHLLRLSSIHKSMSKTVIDYLVKCFGYVLTQNKGNPEGICKGCKVIPNHAFGDHSSCGTWCQYHNNPQAYQHQSLARGKDLEGDDLKADLIQVK from the coding sequence ATGGAACCTTCTATGGGGGTGGAGCTTACAAAGAGATTGGCAGGGGAAGAGGAAATAGACAGCAAAGGAGGAAACAAACCCATTGAATACAATGTTAACAATATTATCATGGATGGAGACACAACAACCATTTTCCACATCCATGAGAATGTGAGCAAGGAAAATGGTGTGTGGTCTGATGTTGGACATGCTAAGAAGGCACTTTATGGTCATCTTTTAAGACTGTCCTCTATACACAAGTCAATGAGCAAAACTGTAATAGACTATCTTGTCAAGTGCTTTGGTTACGTCCTTACACAGAACAAAGGAAACCCAGAGGGCATCTGCAAGGGATGCAAGGTAATTCCCAACCATGCCTTTGGGGATCACAGTTCATGTGGCACATGGTGCCAGTACCATAACAATCCCCAAGCTTACCAGCACCAGTCACTAGCACGTGGCAAGGACCTTGAGGGAGATGACCTAAAGGCAGATCTGATACAAGTAAAGTGA